A window from Micromonospora profundi encodes these proteins:
- a CDS encoding sugar phosphate isomerase/epimerase family protein translates to MERFSFNQATAQRWPLPDVVAGCVAAGVPGIGLWREPVAEYGLARSAKLVRDAGLTVTSLCRGGFFSADDWRSENLRAIEETAVLGAGELVLVSGGLSPGSRDIDGARRRVADAIGELAPHAAAAGVRLAIEPLHPMFAADRCVIATLGQALDIAELFDPTAVGVVVDAYHVWWDDTVYAQIARAGARIAAFQVCDWVTPLPEGVLLGRALPGDGCIELRRLREAVDAAGYVGPIEVEVFSAEVWARPGAEVLDAAVTGYLRHVV, encoded by the coding sequence CTGGAGCGGTTCTCGTTCAACCAGGCGACTGCCCAGCGCTGGCCTCTGCCGGACGTGGTGGCCGGTTGCGTGGCCGCCGGTGTGCCGGGTATCGGGTTGTGGCGGGAGCCGGTGGCGGAGTACGGGCTGGCCCGGTCGGCGAAGCTGGTCCGCGACGCCGGCCTCACTGTCACCTCGCTGTGTCGGGGCGGCTTCTTCTCCGCCGACGACTGGCGCTCGGAGAACCTGCGGGCCATCGAGGAGACCGCCGTTCTCGGAGCCGGTGAGTTGGTGCTCGTCTCCGGTGGGCTGTCGCCGGGCAGTCGCGACATCGACGGGGCGCGGCGCCGGGTCGCCGATGCGATCGGCGAGTTGGCTCCGCACGCGGCGGCGGCCGGTGTGCGGCTGGCCATCGAGCCGCTGCACCCGATGTTCGCCGCCGACCGGTGTGTGATCGCCACGCTCGGGCAGGCGCTGGACATCGCCGAGTTGTTCGACCCCACTGCGGTCGGCGTGGTGGTGGACGCGTACCACGTGTGGTGGGACGACACGGTGTATGCGCAGATCGCGCGTGCCGGCGCGCGGATCGCCGCGTTCCAGGTCTGCGACTGGGTGACGCCGCTGCCGGAGGGGGTGCTGCTCGGTCGGGCGTTGCCCGGCGACGGCTGCATCGAGCTGCGTCGGCTGCGCGAGGCGGTCGACGCGGCCGGTTATGTCGGCCCGATCGAGGTGGAGGTCTTCTCCGCCGAGGTCTGGGCGCGTCCGGGCGCGGAGGTGTTGGACGCGGCGGTGACGGGGTACCTGCGCCACGTCGTCTGA
- a CDS encoding dihydrodipicolinate synthase family protein: MTAPEVVLPGGRRHRLAVGAGFDRPATPAASRIAYAAAHVVADPGAENVPGAPAAVDWDTTLAFRRHLWSYGLGVAEAMDTAQRGMGLDYPATRELIRRSAAEARAVGGRIVAGVGTDQLPAGPATLAAVTSAYIEQLGDVRAAGARPVLMCSRHLAAAARGPEDYLRVYDELLTAADEPVVLHWLGSMFDPALTGYWGADDLDLAADTVIELIKVHQPRVDGIKVSLLDAGREIALRRRLPAGVRLYTGDDFHYPELIRGDDVGHSDALLGVFAAIAPAAAAALAALDRGDLAAYDEIFAPTVPLARHLFAAPTWHYKTGIVFLAWLAGHQDHFTMVGGAQSGRSPAHLATLLTLADAAALLPDADLAAARARAFFTVAGVAQ, from the coding sequence GTGACCGCGCCCGAGGTGGTGCTGCCCGGCGGACGCCGGCACCGACTGGCCGTCGGGGCCGGCTTCGACCGTCCGGCCACGCCCGCCGCCAGCCGGATCGCGTACGCCGCCGCCCACGTCGTCGCCGACCCGGGCGCGGAGAACGTGCCCGGTGCCCCGGCCGCCGTGGACTGGGACACCACCCTCGCGTTCCGGCGGCACCTGTGGTCGTACGGGCTCGGTGTCGCCGAAGCGATGGACACCGCCCAGCGGGGGATGGGGCTCGACTATCCGGCGACCCGGGAGCTGATCCGGCGCAGCGCCGCCGAGGCCCGCGCGGTGGGCGGGCGGATCGTCGCCGGGGTCGGCACGGACCAACTGCCCGCAGGCCCGGCCACCCTGGCCGCCGTGACCTCCGCGTACATCGAACAGCTCGGCGACGTCCGCGCGGCCGGCGCCCGGCCGGTGCTGATGTGCAGCCGGCACCTGGCCGCCGCCGCGCGCGGCCCGGAAGACTACCTGCGGGTGTACGACGAGCTGCTCACCGCGGCCGACGAGCCGGTGGTGCTGCACTGGCTGGGCTCGATGTTCGACCCGGCGCTGACCGGCTACTGGGGTGCCGATGATCTGGACCTGGCCGCCGACACGGTGATCGAGCTGATCAAGGTGCACCAGCCCAGGGTGGACGGCATCAAGGTGTCGCTGCTCGACGCGGGCCGGGAGATCGCACTCCGTCGCCGGTTGCCCGCCGGGGTACGCCTCTACACCGGCGACGACTTCCACTACCCGGAGCTGATCCGGGGTGACGACGTCGGCCACTCCGACGCGCTGCTCGGGGTGTTCGCGGCCATCGCGCCGGCCGCCGCCGCCGCGCTGGCCGCGCTTGATCGCGGCGACCTGGCGGCGTACGACGAGATTTTCGCGCCGACCGTACCGTTGGCGCGGCACCTGTTCGCGGCACCGACCTGGCACTACAAGACGGGCATCGTGTTCCTGGCCTGGCTTGCCGGCCACCAGGACCACTTCACGATGGTCGGCGGCGCGCAGTCCGGCCGGTCCCCGGCGCACCTGGCCACCCTGCTCACCCTGGCCGACGCGGCAGCGCTGCTGCCCGACGCCGACCTGGCCGCAGCGCGGGCGCGGGCCTTCTTCACAGTGGCGGGGGTGGCCCAGTGA
- a CDS encoding Gfo/Idh/MocA family protein encodes MGYRQHLVRSLLAIREAGGVALADGTTIWPEPVLVGRNETKLRELAQRHGLTEWSTDLTSALARDDVEIYFDSQVTQQREKAIRQAIEAGKHIYTEKPLAEDTAAALDLARAADAAGVRTGVVQDKLFLPGLRKLKRLIDGGFFGRILSVRGEFGYWVFEGDWQPAQRPSWNYRAEDGGGIVVDMFPHWHYVLEELFGRVNAVSCVTATHVPERVDEDGRAYAATADDAAYGTFELDGGVIAQINSSWAVRVYRDELVEFQVDGTEGSAVAGLRRCRAQHRAVTPKPVWNPDLPVTENFRAQWTEVPDNEEFDNGFKVQWEAFLRHVVAGEPFRWDFLAGARGVQLAELGLRSAREGVRVEVPELRS; translated from the coding sequence ATGGGCTACCGGCAGCACCTGGTCCGGTCGCTGCTTGCCATCCGTGAAGCCGGCGGCGTGGCGTTGGCCGACGGCACGACCATCTGGCCGGAACCCGTGCTGGTCGGGCGCAACGAGACCAAGCTGCGGGAACTCGCCCAGCGGCACGGCCTGACCGAGTGGAGCACCGACCTCACCTCAGCCCTGGCCCGCGACGACGTCGAGATCTACTTCGACTCCCAGGTCACCCAACAGCGGGAGAAGGCGATCCGCCAGGCCATCGAGGCCGGCAAGCACATCTACACGGAGAAGCCCCTCGCCGAGGACACCGCCGCCGCGCTCGACCTCGCGCGGGCCGCCGACGCCGCAGGCGTACGCACCGGCGTCGTCCAGGACAAACTCTTCCTTCCCGGCCTGCGCAAACTCAAGCGGCTCATCGACGGCGGCTTCTTCGGCCGGATCCTCTCGGTGCGGGGCGAGTTCGGCTACTGGGTCTTCGAGGGCGACTGGCAGCCCGCCCAACGTCCGTCGTGGAACTACCGGGCCGAGGACGGCGGCGGCATCGTCGTCGACATGTTCCCGCACTGGCACTACGTGCTGGAGGAGCTGTTCGGGCGGGTCAACGCCGTCTCCTGCGTCACCGCCACCCACGTGCCGGAGCGTGTCGACGAGGACGGCCGCGCCTACGCGGCCACCGCCGACGACGCGGCGTACGGCACCTTCGAACTCGACGGCGGCGTGATCGCGCAGATCAACTCGTCGTGGGCGGTGCGGGTGTACCGCGACGAACTCGTGGAGTTCCAGGTCGACGGCACCGAGGGCAGCGCTGTGGCCGGGCTGCGCCGCTGCCGGGCACAGCACCGGGCGGTGACGCCCAAGCCGGTGTGGAACCCGGACCTGCCGGTCACCGAGAACTTCCGGGCACAGTGGACCGAGGTGCCCGACAACGAGGAGTTCGACAACGGTTTCAAGGTGCAGTGGGAGGCGTTCCTGCGGCACGTCGTGGCGGGCGAGCCGTTCCGGTGGGACTTCCTTGCCGGGGCACGCGGCGTCCAGCTCGCCGAGCTGGGGCTGCGCTCCGCCCGCGAGGGCGTTCGTGTCGAGGTACCGGAGCTGCGCTCGTGA